The region AATCAGCTCAATTCTGCGATTGCAGTAATTTCCACTTTCGCATCACTCAGCAGTTGACTGCCTGTCGTAATTCGAGCTGGTTTCTTTTTCACCTCATTAAAATACGCTGCATAAACACGATTAAACTCCTTGGCAGTCGATTCATTCAATCCGGAAATATGGCACGTCATGTGGACAATGTTCTCCAATCCGGATCCTTTTTCAGCCAGAATCTGATTAATTTGCTCAAGACTGGCAGCAGTCTGACCAGCAATAGTATCCCCGCCTGAGGCACCATCCTGACCGGAAACGAAGATAAAATTGCCGGACTTTATTCCTTGTGAATATGCTCCGCTTGGCTGCGGCGCATTCCTGCTTTCAATTACTTCCTTCATTGGAATCCACCCTCTCTGAATTCACAAATTGTGCCGCTCCGGTTATTTACCGGGTATTATTCCATACCCATGGAAACATATTGTGACTCAACAAAGGCATCCATTCCTTCATGTCCGCCTTCCCGGCCGAGTCCGCTTTCTTTCATACCGCCGAATGGCGCCTGAGCAGCAGATGGCGCGCCATTATTCCAGCCGACAATGCCATAATCAAGCTGTTCGATTACCCTTGTGCCTCGTGCTGCATTTTCCGTGAAGACATATGCTGCAAGGCCAAATGGTGTATCATTTGCCTGTTTAATAGCTTCCTCTTCGGAACTTACTTTCTGAATTGGAATAACAGGGCCGAATGTTTCCTCCTGCATCATTACCATGGATGCGTCTGCATTTGACAATACTGTCGGTTCAAAGTATAACCCGTTATCCTCGGCCTCTCCACCGACATGGACTTCAGCACCTTTTTCAATCGCATCTTTAACATGGTTTTTCACTTTATCCAGCCCATCCTGATTGATCAGTGGACCAATGTCAGTAGAGTCTTCTTCCGGATTACCCACTTTCAGGCCTTTGACAGCTTCTGAGATTTTTTCGACAAACTGGTCATAAATGCTATCCTGTACGTAAATCCGATTGGCACAAATACAAGTCTGCCCGGCATTACGGAATTTCGATGCCATCAATCCTTTGACTGCAACGTCGACATCAGCATCATCCAGAACGAGCAATGGTGCATGACCGCCGAGTTCCAGTGACACGTTTTTTACGTAGTCTGCACTTTGTTTGATCAGTGTTTTACCGACTTCCGTTGAACCGGTAAACGTTATCTTGCGGACACGTTCATCGTCCATGAATGCTTTTGTAATTCTGGATGATGAACCTGTAACCAGATTGACCACACCTTTTGGAATTCCGGCTTCCTCACAGAGTTCCATTAACTTCACTGCCGTAAGCGGGCTTTCTCCGGATGGCTTCATGATGAATGTACAGCCTGCTGCAAGCGCCGGACCCATCTTACGGGTCAGCATGGCTGCCGGAAAATTCCATGGCGTAATCGCCGCGGCTACGCCAACAGGCTTTTTCCATACCTGCAATCGTTTATCCCCCGCATGTGATGGAATGGTTTCACCATAAATACGTTTTGCTTCTTCAGCAAACCACTCGAGAAATGAGGCAGCATATTTCACCTCACCGCGTGATTCCTTTATCGGCTTTCCCATTTCCAGTGTCATCATCCGGGCAAGCTCATCTTCATGTTCAAGCATTAGATGATTGAGCTTTTTCAAGTAACCGGACCGTTCATAAGCAGTCAGTTTTGACCAGGAATCAAATGCATTATGTGCTGCTTCCACAGCCTTGGCACCCTCAGCCTCACCGCCATTTGGCACCGTACCGATTACGTTTCCGTCTGCAGGGTTAGTAACATCTTTTGTTTCCAGTTCACTACCGACCCATTCTCCATTTATATGCATTAAATAGTTTTTTACGTCAGCCATTTTTACAACACTCCAATCTCGATTATTTCGTCGCTGCAGCCATTACTGCTTCAACTGATTCTTCCAACAATTCAAGTCCTTCTTCAAGCTGTTCGTCCGTGATCACTAAAGGCATCAACAAGCGAACAACATTGTCATAAACACCTGCTTTCAGCACGATTAAACCGCGTTTGTGAGCCTCCTGTAAAACCTGTGCCGTCTGTTCTTTGGCTGGTTCTTTCGTTTCACGGTCTTTCACCAGCTCCAGTGCACACATCGCACCAAGACCGCGGTAATCACCGATAACATCATATTTATCATACATTTCCTTAAACTTTGCCATCACGCGCTTACCGATTTTTCCGCCGCGTTCCGGAAGTTTTTCTTTTTCCATGACATCCAGTACTGCTATACCAGCACGGCAGCCAAGTGGACTTCCGCAATATGTGCCTCCCAATTCACCTGGATTTGCTCCATCCATAACCTCTTTTCGGCCGATAATGCCACTGATTGGCAGACCAGCAGCCATCGATTTGGAAATAGCAATCAAATCAGGTTCCACATCAAAGTGTTCCATTGCGAAATATTTTCCCGTACGTCCAAACCCTGTCTGAATTTCATCGGCAATGAATAAAATGCCATGTTTTTTGCAAAGTTCATAAACACCCTGTACGAACTTCTTATCCGGAACAATAAAGCCGCTTTCACCTTGAACCGGTTCCATAATGAATGCCGCCACCTGCGTTGGATCAACTTCTTTAACAAAGAAGTCTTCCACCTGCTGCAGCATAAACTCCGAATAATCCGTTTCATCCATCGATTCAGGCCGGCGATAATGATATGGATATGGCGCATGGTAAACTTCCGGTGCGAATGGTCCATATTCATACTTATAAGGCTTTACTTTTCCGGTCAGCGACATGGTCATTAATGTCCGTCCATGGAAACCGCCGGAAAAGGAGACAACCGCCTGACGATTCGTATACTTGCGGGCAATTTTAACCGCGTTTTCATTCGCTTCTGCACCACTGTTCAGAAACATTACCTTCTTATCAAAACTTCCTGGCGCAAGCGCTGCCAATTTCTCCGCAAATTCAATGTATGGATCATACATCATGACGTTAAAACCGGTGTGAATATAACGGTCAACTTGATCATGCAGTGCTTCCGTTACCGTATCATGACTGTGTCCGACGTTAATACAGCCAATTGCCCCGGCAAAGTCGATAAACTTATTACCATCAACATCATTTAATAATGCACCTTTGGCAGATTCCACGAATGTCGGAATTCCATAACCTACCCCTTGCGGAACGATATCATGCCTGCGATCAAGCAGTTCTTTCGCCTTTGGTCCCGGCAATTCGGTTTTTACATCTGCAAATTTTCTACTCATCTCGATCAGCCTCCCTGATATATTTATAGTTTTAAATTCCGGCAAATATAACGGAATCTAATTAACCTTCGCACGATTTTCGTCATTTACCCCGAGTAATTTCTCCTCCACATATTCAATATGGTTGCTGACCCTTTGCTCCAGAGCATGCTTATCTTTTGACATCAGAGTCTGCAGCAATTCCTCATGTTCCCGGTAAAATGACTGCGGACTCGAATAATATTGATCCAAATGCATAAGAACCGTTCGGATCTGTACCTGAAGTGAATTATATATCCTTACAATTCTTGCATTCCCACATAAGTTCACTACAAAACTGTGAAACTCCATATCCAAATCAAATAATCCGTTCCAGTCATGTTCATCTGCCTTCCGTTTCATCTGTTCGGTAATTTTTTTCAGTTTTTCAAGTTGTTGTTCATCAAGTTTTGGCATGGCCTTTTTAAATGCCTGCGATTCGATAAGTGTTCGCAATTCGATAATTTCATTTAAATCCTGTTCGGTAAAATCAGTTACATACGTTCCTTTTCGGGCTTTACTGACGATCAGCTCCTCTGTTTCCAGAATTTTAAATGCTTCCCTTATCGTACTCCTGCTGACATCAAAACGCTCCGATAAATCTGTTTCAAGCAGACGGTCACCAAACTTGATTGACTCATTCCAGATTTCCTTTTTCAACTGATCAGCAATCAATTCACTAAGTGGTTTTTGCACGATAATATTATCATCGCCCATTAGCGGACTCCCCTTCTGCATTTTTTCTGCAAATGTATTATGTCGATTGTCGACATTAGTCTATACCTCCATCATAATTCAGACTATTCGTATTGTCAATTACAATTCCAATTATTTTAAAAATTATATTTCTTAGTTGACTTTCCGCTTTTATACAGCTACGTTTGGATTAAAAGCTATCAATTATTTTGGTGAGGAGGAAAACAATGAAAAAAAAGGTTTTAGCGTATAATAGAGTTGAAAAACCCGTCCTGGAGGAACTCAAGGACAAATACGATGTACAATTTTTCAAAAATGTGGACACAAGAAATGACACAGAATTTCTCAATTTTCTTCATGATGCAGAAGGGATTATCGGGTTGGAACTGCCGGTTGATCGTGAACTGCTGCAGCGTGCCCCGAACTTGAAAATCATCAGTAATGTCTCAGTCGGCTACAACAACCTTGACCTGGATGCACTTAAAGAAATGAACGTAATGGCAACCAACACACCTGGCGTATTAACAGATACTGTTGCCGATACCGCATTTGGAATTTTAATTGCTGCGGCAAGACGAATTCCCGAGTTGGATAACTATGTTAAGAACGGAAACTGGACCTCCGAAGCAATCGGACCGGAACTGTTTGGCACAAATGTCCACCATAAAACATTAGGGATTATCGGTATGGGCCGGATTGGCAATGCCATCGCTCAACGGGCTCACTTCGGCTTTGACATGGAAATCCTGTATCACAGCCGCTCCAGCAAACCGGATGCCGAAGAACAATTTGGGGCGAAATATTGTGACCTGGACGATTTGCTGAAGGAATCCGATTTCGTCTGCATGATTACACCATTAACAAAGCAAACGGAAGGAATGATCGGCAAAAAAGAATTCCAGCACATGAAAAAATCAGCCATATTTGTTAACAGCTCACGAGGAAAAACGGTTGTCGAAGCGGATCTTATTGATGCACTTGAACAAGGCGAAATTGCTGCAGCTGCCCTTGATGTATTCGAACAGGAGCCAATCAATTCCGACAACCCGCTCTTAAAGATGACAAATGTTGTAACCACCCCGCACGTCGGCTCGTCCACAGTGGAAACTGAACTGAAAATGTCGGAGCTGGCGGCAGATAATTTGGAAGCCGGATTGAGTGGAAAGAAACCTGCCAATCTGGTTGATGAGCGTGTTTGGGAAGATAAATAAGGTTTTTAAAACAAAAATTAAAAGCCGTATCACATCGATTTGTGATACGGCTTTAATTGAATCTAATATTCTCGTAATCAGGCAAGTCGGATATTCGGTTTCACATACAACTCACGTGGAAAATCAGCAAGAATCGTGCATCCGGACTCAGTTACGAGGAATGATTCACTGATTTCAACACCCATGTTATCCATCCAGATACCCGGAATCAGATGAAAGGTCATATTCGGTTCCAGAATGGTTCGGTCACCCGGACGAAGACTCGCTGTATGCTCCCCCCAATCCGGCGGATAATTGAGTCCCATTGAATAACCCATACGTGATTCCTTCTTAATGCCACGTCGTTCAATAACCCGACGCCAAATGATTTCCAGCTCCTCACATGAAATCCCCGGCTTAACCGCATCAAGTACAGTGTTGATACCCTCAACCACCACATCCGATACATACTTCATATCATCAGACGGCTGTCCGATCACCACCGTCCGTGCCAATGGCGAATGGTAACGCCTGTAACAGCCGGCAAGCTCAATAATAGCAGGATCACCATGTTTAAACCTGTCATCTGTCCATGTCAGGTGTGCAGCTGACGTTTTTTCACCGGTAGGCAGTAATGGGACAATAGAAGGATAATCGCCCCCGAAATCTTCAGTCCCCCGAATTTGCGCATGTGAAATTGCTGCTACGACATCACACTCGCGGACTCCTTCGTCGATTGTTTCAAAAGCCACATGCATAGCCTTTTCGGAAATTTCAGCTGCTTTTTTTATATATGTTATTTCCTGATCTGACTTAATAATCCGCACCCAATTTACCATGTTTGTGCCATCTTTAAATTTCGCATCCGGAAGACCCTGAGTCAGCTGCATATAGGATCTGGCGGTAAAATAATATGCATCAAGCTCCACCGCGATTGTCTGTTTATCGCGTTTCCTCCCTTTTAATAAGTCACAGACGAAATCCATTGGATGCCTTACTGCGGATTGTACATAGTGATCCCCATAAGGTATGATATGGTCACCATCAAGCCACGTCGTATACTCGGCGGCACTTGCATCCTGACCACGGCCTACCCAGATCGGCTGTTCCTCATTCAGCATAACAATCAACATCTGGTGAACATAGAAGGACCAGGCGTCATATCCGGTCAAATAGTTCATGTTCGCGGGATCGGTAATCATCAGCATATCAACCCCAGCATCCAACATGCGCTGTTTCGTTCGCGCCATCCTCTCCTTAAACTCCGAAACAGAAAAAGTCAACATAATTATCACTTCCTTCGTGCATTCTCAAGCGATTTAGTGAAAGCGGTTACGCACTTTCCAAGGAGGGCACCCTGGTGTTGTATTTGACAACTTCACCTAAAAATAAACCTCATATTATAGTAAATGTGTCATATATAAAATTGGTACATGAAATAAAGCTTGTCGATTGTCGACATTGCCTTTACTCTATAGTACTCTGTTAAACGATAAATTGTCAATAAAAATTGTATTATTTTAAATTATTGATAAAATTGTGAGCAGTGCCTAACAATCACTGCTCACATGGTAATGATCGATTCCATTATGCGATTCGATCGATCTCCTTTTTCATATGTTCATTTGCATAATCTTTTCCATATTTCGCAACGGAGTACTTATACAAAATCAGCCCCAATACTGCCCATAATCCAATGATCAGCCATTCGTACGGCCAGGCAAGTGCTGATGGCATCCCAGGCATATAAAGTATGGCTATTCCAATTGTCATGATAATGGCGATCCAGCCGATTGAGGTTCCACCCGGAAGTTTGAAAGGACGTTTCATCTCAGGTGCTTTTTTCCGTAAGATAACAAATGAAACTGCTACCATCATCCAAGCAACCACAAGGCCAAGTCCGCCAGCGTTGACAAGCCAAACAAGTGCAGGACGCCCAAACAATGGAGCGATAACAGAGAAGAATCCAATCAGCAAAATTGCCTTATGCGGTGTTTTATATTTCGGATGAAGCTCACCCAGACTCTTTGGAAGCATTCCGGCATTTGCAAGTGCATAAATCGCCCTGCTTCCGCCAACATAGAAGCCGATCCAGCTTGTTAAAATACCACCGATTCCACCAAGCACCAGAATGTTCCCCATCAGTCGGCTGTCCCCAAAGGCCTGAGCCATGGCATCTGCCGTTACCAGGTTGGACTCGGCCAGTTCAGCAGGGTTCATAATACGTGAAACACCGAAAATAACCGCGACATACCAAACAATTGCCAGAATAACGGAAAAAATGAGTAACTGCCCGATCCGCTTTTGTTTCAGGTTGATTTCCTCGGCAGCCTGCGGAATAACATCAAACCCTACAAACATAAATGGTGTCATAATGATTACAGTCAAAAGTCCGGCTATTCCTTCTTCAAACAGTGGCTGCATATTCTGCGCATTACCACTGGCAGTGCTTCCGGTAATCAGGAGCAGCCCGGCAATCAGAATCAGCAATGTTAGAATAAAAGATATGGCAGTAGTCAGTTTTATTCCGCGATAATTAATCCAAGTTATTAGAATTGACCCGATGATGCCGACACCAGCCCAGGTGATGGTGACATCCCACCCGGCAATCGTATACAAATGCCCCATACTGTACCCGGGAATCAAGTAATCAAAAACGGTCGGGAGTGCCACTGCTTCAAACGCCACTACCGATACATAACCCAGGATTATTGCCCACGTTGTAATAAATGAAGCAACTCTACCCATTGCTTTAAAACTGTAAACATGCTCTCCTCCCGCCAGCGGCAGCGCTGACGACAGTTCTGCATAGGTTAACCCGACGAACAATACAACGGTTCCACCAATTGCAAAGGCCAATATCGCACCAAGTGAACCCGCCTCAGTAATCCACAGGCCGGTTGTCACAACCCAGCCCCAGCCAATCATTGCTCCAAAAGCAAGTGCAAGCACATCTTTGTTCCCCAGAATTTTCAGCAGCTTTTGTTCATTTTCCAATTTCATCTCCTCCTGTCGTTCGTATGAATGGATGTCTGTTTAAATTTTATGTTCTTGCATATTGATTTATTTATAAGAAAAATTAGTTGTCACCAAGCTTTTAGGTGACGACCTTAGTTGCACTTATGCAGTTAAGAACTGCCCGAGCTCTTTCTGAACAGCCTCTATCGCATCATGCAGTTTTTCCACTAGTGTATTAACTTGTTCCTGATTGATGATAAGCGGCGGCGCAAAGCAAATGATGTCTGTATTGTCATATGTTACCGGTCGACAAATAACACCTCGCTTATGCAGTGCCTCGATTACCTTTGGCGCTACTTTTAAATCGGTAGTGAAGCGTTCATTTGTTGCCGGATCACGTACGAGTTCTATTGCACCAAGCAGTCCCTTTGTACGAACATCGCCAACAATATCGAGCGCTCCTTTCATAGCCCGGAAGCCGAGCAGTATAGCTTCACCCATTTTCCGTGAGTTTTCCACCAGCTTCTCCTGCTCCAGAATTTCAATATTTTTCAACGCTACGGCAGCTGCTGTCGGATGACCACTGTACGTAAATCCATGAAACAACGTCCCCTCCGATTTTTCTTTCAACACATCGTGAACTTGGTCAGAAACCATGACACCGCCAAGCGGCATGTAACCGCTCGTAACCCCTTTGGCAAATGTCAGCAGGTCAGGTTGAACCCCCCAATTTTCCACTGCGAACATTTTCCCTGTTCGGCCAAATCCGGTAATAATTTCATCGGCAATGAACAAAATGCCATATTCATCGCAAACTTGCCGCACTTTTTTCAAATAATCATCCGGCGGAATTAGAACACCGCCGGCCCCTTGCACAGGTTCAACTAAAAAAGCTGCAACCGTTTCAGGTCCCTCTTGTTCAATCGTATTGCGTAAGGAAGCAATTGCTTTGTCAGTGTTGCAGCCATACGGTGTGTCCGCATGTGTAAAATCTGTCATCATGTGTCCGGCCATCTTCCAAAACTGAGGAATTCCGGTTGCACTTGTA is a window of Virgibacillus ihumii DNA encoding:
- a CDS encoding RidA family protein; amino-acid sequence: MKEVIESRNAPQPSGAYSQGIKSGNFIFVSGQDGASGGDTIAGQTAASLEQINQILAEKGSGLENIVHMTCHISGLNESTAKEFNRVYAAYFNEVKKKPARITTGSQLLSDAKVEITAIAELS
- a CDS encoding NAD-dependent succinate-semialdehyde dehydrogenase; this encodes MADVKNYLMHINGEWVGSELETKDVTNPADGNVIGTVPNGGEAEGAKAVEAAHNAFDSWSKLTAYERSGYLKKLNHLMLEHEDELARMMTLEMGKPIKESRGEVKYAASFLEWFAEEAKRIYGETIPSHAGDKRLQVWKKPVGVAAAITPWNFPAAMLTRKMGPALAAGCTFIMKPSGESPLTAVKLMELCEEAGIPKGVVNLVTGSSSRITKAFMDDERVRKITFTGSTEVGKTLIKQSADYVKNVSLELGGHAPLLVLDDADVDVAVKGLMASKFRNAGQTCICANRIYVQDSIYDQFVEKISEAVKGLKVGNPEEDSTDIGPLINQDGLDKVKNHVKDAIEKGAEVHVGGEAEDNGLYFEPTVLSNADASMVMMQEETFGPVIPIQKVSSEEEAIKQANDTPFGLAAYVFTENAARGTRVIEQLDYGIVGWNNGAPSAAQAPFGGMKESGLGREGGHEGMDAFVESQYVSMGME
- the gabT gene encoding 4-aminobutyrate--2-oxoglutarate transaminase, which codes for MSRKFADVKTELPGPKAKELLDRRHDIVPQGVGYGIPTFVESAKGALLNDVDGNKFIDFAGAIGCINVGHSHDTVTEALHDQVDRYIHTGFNVMMYDPYIEFAEKLAALAPGSFDKKVMFLNSGAEANENAVKIARKYTNRQAVVSFSGGFHGRTLMTMSLTGKVKPYKYEYGPFAPEVYHAPYPYHYRRPESMDETDYSEFMLQQVEDFFVKEVDPTQVAAFIMEPVQGESGFIVPDKKFVQGVYELCKKHGILFIADEIQTGFGRTGKYFAMEHFDVEPDLIAISKSMAAGLPISGIIGRKEVMDGANPGELGGTYCGSPLGCRAGIAVLDVMEKEKLPERGGKIGKRVMAKFKEMYDKYDVIGDYRGLGAMCALELVKDRETKEPAKEQTAQVLQEAHKRGLIVLKAGVYDNVVRLLMPLVITDEQLEEGLELLEESVEAVMAAATK
- a CDS encoding GntR family transcriptional regulator, whose amino-acid sequence is MGDDNIIVQKPLSELIADQLKKEIWNESIKFGDRLLETDLSERFDVSRSTIREAFKILETEELIVSKARKGTYVTDFTEQDLNEIIELRTLIESQAFKKAMPKLDEQQLEKLKKITEQMKRKADEHDWNGLFDLDMEFHSFVVNLCGNARIVRIYNSLQVQIRTVLMHLDQYYSSPQSFYREHEELLQTLMSKDKHALEQRVSNHIEYVEEKLLGVNDENRAKVN
- a CDS encoding 2-hydroxyacid dehydrogenase encodes the protein MKKKVLAYNRVEKPVLEELKDKYDVQFFKNVDTRNDTEFLNFLHDAEGIIGLELPVDRELLQRAPNLKIISNVSVGYNNLDLDALKEMNVMATNTPGVLTDTVADTAFGILIAAARRIPELDNYVKNGNWTSEAIGPELFGTNVHHKTLGIIGMGRIGNAIAQRAHFGFDMEILYHSRSSKPDAEEQFGAKYCDLDDLLKESDFVCMITPLTKQTEGMIGKKEFQHMKKSAIFVNSSRGKTVVEADLIDALEQGEIAAAALDVFEQEPINSDNPLLKMTNVVTTPHVGSSTVETELKMSELAADNLEAGLSGKKPANLVDERVWEDK
- a CDS encoding M24 family metallopeptidase, whose product is MLTFSVSEFKERMARTKQRMLDAGVDMLMITDPANMNYLTGYDAWSFYVHQMLIVMLNEEQPIWVGRGQDASAAEYTTWLDGDHIIPYGDHYVQSAVRHPMDFVCDLLKGRKRDKQTIAVELDAYYFTARSYMQLTQGLPDAKFKDGTNMVNWVRIIKSDQEITYIKKAAEISEKAMHVAFETIDEGVRECDVVAAISHAQIRGTEDFGGDYPSIVPLLPTGEKTSAAHLTWTDDRFKHGDPAIIELAGCYRRYHSPLARTVVIGQPSDDMKYVSDVVVEGINTVLDAVKPGISCEELEIIWRRVIERRGIKKESRMGYSMGLNYPPDWGEHTASLRPGDRTILEPNMTFHLIPGIWMDNMGVEISESFLVTESGCTILADFPRELYVKPNIRLA
- a CDS encoding APC family permease, whose product is MENEQKLLKILGNKDVLALAFGAMIGWGWVVTTGLWITEAGSLGAILAFAIGGTVVLFVGLTYAELSSALPLAGGEHVYSFKAMGRVASFITTWAIILGYVSVVAFEAVALPTVFDYLIPGYSMGHLYTIAGWDVTITWAGVGIIGSILITWINYRGIKLTTAISFILTLLILIAGLLLITGSTASGNAQNMQPLFEEGIAGLLTVIIMTPFMFVGFDVIPQAAEEINLKQKRIGQLLIFSVILAIVWYVAVIFGVSRIMNPAELAESNLVTADAMAQAFGDSRLMGNILVLGGIGGILTSWIGFYVGGSRAIYALANAGMLPKSLGELHPKYKTPHKAILLIGFFSVIAPLFGRPALVWLVNAGGLGLVVAWMMVAVSFVILRKKAPEMKRPFKLPGGTSIGWIAIIMTIGIAILYMPGMPSALAWPYEWLIIGLWAVLGLILYKYSVAKYGKDYANEHMKKEIDRIA
- a CDS encoding aspartate aminotransferase family protein encodes the protein MEDLKELDKRHFIHPTSSIQQQQENGPKVIMEKGRGIYLYDNNGNAYIDAMSSLWNVNIGHGREELTDAAAKQMKKLAFSSAFSTFSHEPAIKLAEKIASISPEKLNAVFFASGGSEANDSAIKLVRHYWNIQEQPERRKIIALKRGYHGVAAASTSATGIPQFWKMAGHMMTDFTHADTPYGCNTDKAIASLRNTIEQEGPETVAAFLVEPVQGAGGVLIPPDDYLKKVRQVCDEYGILFIADEIITGFGRTGKMFAVENWGVQPDLLTFAKGVTSGYMPLGGVMVSDQVHDVLKEKSEGTLFHGFTYSGHPTAAAVALKNIEILEQEKLVENSRKMGEAILLGFRAMKGALDIVGDVRTKGLLGAIELVRDPATNERFTTDLKVAPKVIEALHKRGVICRPVTYDNTDIICFAPPLIINQEQVNTLVEKLHDAIEAVQKELGQFLTA